A genome region from Dickeya dadantii NCPPB 898 includes the following:
- the mdtC gene encoding multidrug efflux RND transporter permease subunit MdtC produces MKFFALFIHRPVATTLLALAIALCGLLGYQLLPVSPLPQVDYPVISVTATLPGASPETMASSVATPLERSLGRIAGVNEMTSMSSLGNTRIILQFALERDINGAARDVQAAINAAQSLLPSSMPSRPYYRKVNPSDAPIMIMTLTSDTYGPGQLYDYASTQIAQRVSQIDGVGDVTIGGSSLPAVRVALNPQALFNQGVSLDAVRQSIAQSNVRQPLGSVDSGSTHYQIQTNDELKTADAYRSLIVHYNNGAPVRLSDVATVKDSVQNVLNAGMTNAKPAILVMIRRAPDANIISTVDAIRASMPELQALLPASITLDVAQDRSPTIRASLRDVERSLTIAVSLVILVVFLFLRSGRATLIPAIAVPVSLIGTFSAMYLCGFSLNNLSLMALTVATGFVVDDAIVVLENISRHIEAGMKPLQASLQGVREVGFTVVSMSLSLIAVFIPLLFMDGLPGRLFREFSITLSVAILISLLVSITLTPMMCARLLRPHAPRSQPRTRGFNRLLLGLQQGYGRSLRWVLNHSRWVMMVLLGTIGLSVWLYISIPKTFFPEQDTGRLMGFIQADQSISFQAMKRKLQDFMTIVRADPAVDNVTGFTGGMRTNSGSMFISLKPLSQRDVSAQQVITRLRANLAKEPGANLYLMAVQDVRIGGREANGGYQFSLLSDDLAVLRTWEPKIRDALSKLPQLADVSSDQQDKGAELMMVYDRDAMARLGINVSSVNTLLNNAFGQRQISTIYQPMNQYKVVMEVDSAYTQDPSSLDKMFVINNDGKPIPLSFFARWQPANAPLAVNHQGLSAAATFSFNLPEGASLSDATTAIERTMTALGVPPTVRGQFAGTALAFQQSQHSQVVLIIAAILTVYIVLGILYENVAHPLTILSTLPSAGVGALLALELFDKPFSLIALIGILLLIGIVKKNAIMMVDFALVAQREGKLPAREAIFRACMLRFRPIMMTTMAALFGALPLVLSSGDGSELRQPLGITIVGGLVMSQLLTLYTTPVVYLFFDRLQWRRRERTDATAHTEPSA; encoded by the coding sequence GTGAAGTTCTTTGCGCTGTTTATCCATCGCCCGGTCGCCACCACATTGCTGGCGCTGGCGATAGCGCTGTGCGGCCTACTCGGCTATCAGTTGCTGCCGGTGTCGCCGCTGCCGCAGGTGGATTACCCGGTGATTTCGGTCACCGCCACCTTGCCCGGCGCGTCGCCGGAAACCATGGCGTCGTCGGTGGCGACGCCGCTGGAGCGCTCGCTGGGCCGCATCGCCGGCGTCAATGAAATGACCTCGATGAGTTCGCTGGGCAATACCCGCATCATCCTGCAGTTCGCGCTGGAGCGCGATATCAACGGCGCGGCCCGCGACGTGCAGGCGGCGATCAACGCCGCCCAGAGCCTGTTGCCGAGCAGCATGCCGAGCCGCCCCTATTACCGAAAAGTAAACCCGTCCGATGCGCCAATCATGATCATGACGCTGACATCGGACACCTACGGTCCTGGCCAGTTGTACGACTACGCCTCTACCCAGATCGCCCAGCGCGTCTCGCAGATCGACGGCGTCGGCGACGTCACCATCGGCGGCAGTTCGTTGCCGGCGGTGCGGGTGGCGCTCAACCCGCAGGCGCTGTTCAATCAGGGCGTATCGCTGGACGCCGTGCGCCAGTCGATCGCCCAGTCCAACGTGCGCCAGCCGCTCGGCAGCGTGGACAGCGGCAGCACGCATTACCAGATTCAGACCAACGACGAGCTGAAAACCGCGGACGCCTATCGCTCGCTGATCGTCCACTACAACAATGGTGCGCCGGTGCGCCTGAGCGATGTGGCGACGGTGAAGGATTCGGTGCAGAACGTGCTCAACGCCGGGATGACCAACGCCAAACCCGCCATTCTGGTGATGATCCGCCGGGCGCCGGACGCCAACATCATTTCCACCGTGGATGCCATCCGCGCCTCCATGCCGGAACTGCAGGCCCTGCTGCCCGCATCGATCACCCTGGATGTCGCGCAGGACCGCTCGCCCACCATCCGCGCCTCGCTGCGCGATGTGGAACGGTCGCTGACCATCGCGGTGTCGCTGGTGATTCTGGTGGTGTTCCTGTTCCTGCGCTCCGGGCGCGCCACGCTGATTCCAGCCATCGCCGTGCCGGTATCGCTGATTGGCACCTTCTCCGCCATGTACCTGTGCGGCTTCAGTCTTAACAACCTGTCGCTGATGGCATTGACCGTCGCCACCGGTTTTGTGGTGGATGACGCCATCGTGGTACTGGAGAACATTTCTCGCCATATCGAAGCGGGGATGAAGCCGCTGCAAGCCTCATTGCAAGGGGTGCGGGAAGTCGGCTTTACCGTGGTGTCGATGAGCCTGTCGCTGATCGCGGTGTTTATTCCGCTGTTGTTCATGGACGGCCTGCCGGGGCGTCTGTTCCGCGAGTTCTCGATTACACTGTCGGTGGCGATCCTGATTTCATTGCTGGTGTCGATCACGCTGACGCCGATGATGTGCGCCCGGCTGCTGCGCCCTCACGCGCCCCGCAGCCAGCCGCGCACCCGCGGCTTCAACCGGCTGCTGCTCGGGCTGCAGCAAGGTTACGGCCGCAGCCTGCGATGGGTGCTGAACCACTCGCGCTGGGTAATGATGGTGCTGCTGGGCACTATCGGCCTGAGCGTCTGGTTGTACATCAGTATCCCCAAAACCTTCTTCCCCGAGCAGGACACCGGCCGGCTGATGGGCTTTATCCAGGCCGACCAGAGCATCTCCTTCCAGGCGATGAAGCGCAAACTGCAGGATTTCATGACCATCGTGCGCGCCGACCCGGCGGTGGATAACGTCACCGGTTTCACCGGCGGCATGCGCACCAACAGCGGCTCGATGTTCATCAGCCTCAAACCGCTCTCCCAGCGTGATGTCAGCGCCCAGCAGGTGATTACCCGACTGCGCGCCAACCTGGCGAAAGAGCCGGGCGCCAACCTGTACCTGATGGCGGTGCAGGACGTGCGCATCGGCGGGCGCGAGGCCAACGGCGGCTACCAGTTCTCGCTGCTGTCGGATGACCTGGCGGTGCTGCGAACCTGGGAGCCGAAAATTCGCGATGCCCTGAGCAAGCTGCCGCAACTGGCGGACGTCAGTTCCGACCAGCAGGACAAGGGCGCCGAGCTGATGATGGTATACGACCGCGACGCGATGGCGCGTCTAGGCATCAACGTCTCCAGCGTCAACACGCTGCTGAACAACGCCTTCGGCCAGCGCCAAATCTCCACCATCTACCAGCCGATGAACCAGTACAAGGTGGTGATGGAGGTGGACTCAGCCTACACCCAGGACCCCAGTTCGCTGGATAAGATGTTTGTGATCAACAACGACGGCAAGCCGATACCGCTCTCGTTCTTCGCCCGCTGGCAACCGGCCAACGCGCCGCTGGCGGTCAACCATCAGGGGCTGTCGGCCGCCGCCACCTTCTCATTCAACCTGCCGGAAGGCGCCAGCCTGTCGGACGCCACCACCGCCATCGAGCGCACCATGACCGCGCTGGGGGTGCCGCCTACCGTGCGCGGCCAGTTCGCCGGCACCGCACTGGCATTCCAGCAGTCGCAGCATTCGCAGGTGGTGCTGATCATCGCGGCGATCCTGACGGTCTACATCGTGCTGGGGATACTGTATGAGAATGTCGCCCATCCGCTGACCATTCTCTCGACCCTGCCGTCCGCCGGGGTCGGCGCGCTGCTGGCGCTGGAGCTGTTTGACAAGCCGTTCAGCCTGATTGCGCTAATTGGCATTCTGCTGCTGATCGGCATCGTGAAGAAAAACGCCATCATGATGGTGGACTTCGCGCTGGTGGCGCAGCGCGAAGGGAAGCTGCCGGCGCGCGAGGCGATTTTCCGCGCCTGCATGCTGCGTTTCCGCCCGATCATGATGACCACCATGGCGGCGCTGTTCGGCGCGCTGCCGCTGGTGCTGAGCAGCGGCGACGGTTCGGAGCTGCGCCAGCCGCTCGGCATCACTATCGTCGGCGGGTTGGTGATGAGCCAGTTGCTGACGCTGTACACCACACCGGTGGTGTACCTGTTCTTTGATCGTCTGCAATGGCGCCGCCGCGAACGCACTGACGCGACCGCGCATACCGAACCGTCGGCCTGA
- the mdtD gene encoding multidrug transporter subunit MdtD, producing the protein MTNQPASVRWQLWIVAFGFFMQALDTTIVNTALPSMAISLNESPLRMHAVIVAYVLTVAMMLPASGWLADRLGVRNVFFSAIVLFSLGSLLCARSTTLNELLFSRVLQGVGGAMMVPIGRLTVMKLVPRDQYMAAMTFVTLPGQVGPLMGPTLGGFLVQYASWHWIFLINLPVGLVGALATWRLMPNFTMPSRRFDLRGFVCLVIAMGTLTLALDGQKSLGLSAPALSALVLAGLLALLGYWLHARNNEQSLFNLRLFNTRSFTIGLFGGWLARIGSGMLPFMTPVFLQIGLGYTPFHAGMMMIPLVLGNMGMKRLVVLIVNRLGYRAVLIASTLTLALATLLFALVALMNWYWMMPVVLLLVGMVNGIRFSTMNTLTLKDLPDDLASGGNSLLSMSMQLSTSMGVTIAGLLLGIFANQHLVSGAPETHTVFLYTYLSMVVVMAFPALIFNRVPTDTVQQATLTRSS; encoded by the coding sequence ATGACCAATCAGCCCGCCTCCGTGCGCTGGCAGTTGTGGATCGTGGCCTTCGGCTTTTTTATGCAAGCGCTGGACACCACCATCGTCAACACCGCCCTGCCCTCCATGGCGATCAGCCTGAATGAAAGCCCATTGCGCATGCATGCCGTGATTGTGGCCTACGTACTGACGGTGGCGATGATGCTGCCGGCCAGCGGCTGGCTGGCGGACCGGCTTGGCGTGCGGAACGTCTTCTTCTCCGCCATCGTCTTGTTCAGCCTCGGATCGCTGCTGTGCGCCCGCTCCACCACCCTGAACGAACTGCTGTTTTCCCGCGTGCTTCAGGGCGTCGGCGGCGCGATGATGGTGCCTATCGGCCGGTTGACGGTGATGAAGCTGGTGCCGCGCGATCAGTACATGGCGGCGATGACCTTCGTCACGCTGCCGGGGCAGGTAGGCCCGCTGATGGGGCCGACGCTCGGCGGTTTTCTGGTGCAGTACGCCAGCTGGCACTGGATTTTCCTGATCAATCTTCCAGTGGGCCTGGTCGGCGCTCTCGCCACCTGGCGGCTGATGCCTAATTTCACCATGCCGTCGCGCCGTTTCGACCTGCGCGGCTTTGTCTGTCTGGTCATTGCGATGGGCACCCTGACGCTGGCGCTGGACGGGCAGAAAAGCCTCGGTTTGTCGGCGCCGGCGCTAAGCGCGCTGGTGCTGGCCGGCCTGCTGGCGCTGCTGGGGTACTGGCTGCACGCCAGAAACAACGAACAGTCGCTGTTCAACCTGCGGCTGTTCAACACCCGCAGCTTTACCATCGGGCTGTTCGGCGGCTGGCTGGCGCGCATCGGCAGCGGTATGCTGCCGTTCATGACCCCGGTGTTTCTGCAAATCGGACTGGGGTACACGCCGTTTCACGCCGGCATGATGATGATTCCGCTGGTGCTGGGTAACATGGGGATGAAACGGCTGGTGGTGCTTATCGTCAACCGGCTCGGCTACCGCGCGGTACTGATTGCCTCCACCCTGACGCTGGCGCTGGCCACCCTGTTGTTTGCGCTGGTGGCGCTGATGAATTGGTACTGGATGATGCCGGTGGTATTGCTTTTGGTCGGCATGGTGAACGGTATTCGCTTTTCTACCATGAATACTCTGACGCTCAAGGACCTGCCGGACGATCTGGCCAGCGGCGGCAACAGCCTGCTGTCGATGTCGATGCAGTTATCCACCAGTATGGGGGTGACCATCGCCGGCCTGTTGCTGGGTATTTTCGCCAATCAACATCTGGTGAGCGGCGCGCCGGAAACCCACACCGTTTTCCTGTATACCTACCTCAGCATGGTGGTGGTGATGGCATTCCCGGCGCTGATTTTCAACCGGGTGCCGACCGATACCGTTCAACAGGCGACGCTGACCCGTTCTTCATGA
- the baeS gene encoding two-component system sensor histidine kinase BaeS yields the protein MKFGITARLFLAIFSTCMLVLVIMHFGVRLSFEKGFIDYIRRGNEQRVVQIRGWLEEQYQQYGNWDFLHNNERGIFPMLRAMEQNNDEAMQGWRTRFWVTDENRRRLIGPPIPMPAGSSWQPLTVKKQTVGWLVAAPVEGLTRSADISFDHQQQRTSWLIVAFTTLLAAMVTWMMSRGLLAPVKRLVNGIHQLAGGDFGTRVSANGRDELGRLAQDFNQLASALEKNEQSRRAFMADISHELRTPLAVLRGELEALQDGVRRPDAAAFGSLQSEVALLTKLVDDLHQLSLSDLSALAYRKAAVNASALLQVSVAAFRERFQQKGIRLTTRLHPEAIVFGDPDRLNQLFNNLMENSLRYTDNEGQLEVETELRQQRLIIHWRDSAPGISDEQLALIFERFYRAESSRNRASGGSGLGLSICANIVEAHDGRLYADHSALGGVQITVELPLHLS from the coding sequence ATGAAATTCGGCATTACCGCCAGACTGTTTCTGGCGATTTTTTCCACCTGCATGCTGGTGCTGGTCATCATGCACTTTGGCGTCCGGCTCAGCTTCGAGAAAGGGTTTATCGACTACATCCGCCGCGGCAACGAACAACGAGTGGTGCAGATTCGCGGGTGGCTGGAAGAGCAGTACCAGCAGTACGGCAACTGGGATTTTCTGCACAATAACGAGCGCGGTATTTTCCCCATGCTGCGGGCAATGGAGCAGAACAACGATGAAGCCATGCAGGGCTGGCGTACCCGGTTTTGGGTCACGGATGAGAACCGCCGCCGTCTGATCGGCCCGCCGATTCCAATGCCCGCCGGCAGCAGTTGGCAGCCGCTGACCGTGAAAAAACAGACCGTCGGCTGGCTGGTGGCCGCGCCGGTGGAAGGGCTGACCCGCAGCGCCGATATCAGCTTCGACCACCAGCAACAGCGCACCAGTTGGCTGATTGTCGCCTTCACCACCCTGCTGGCCGCGATGGTGACCTGGATGATGTCGCGCGGCCTGCTGGCACCGGTCAAACGGCTGGTCAACGGCATCCACCAGTTGGCGGGCGGGGATTTCGGCACCCGGGTCTCCGCCAACGGACGCGACGAACTGGGGCGTCTGGCGCAGGATTTTAACCAATTGGCCTCGGCGCTGGAGAAAAACGAGCAGTCGCGCCGCGCCTTTATGGCGGATATTTCGCACGAGTTGCGCACCCCGCTGGCGGTATTACGCGGCGAACTGGAAGCGTTGCAGGACGGTGTACGCCGTCCGGACGCCGCAGCGTTCGGCTCGCTACAGTCGGAGGTCGCGCTGCTGACCAAGCTGGTGGACGACCTGCACCAACTGTCGCTGTCCGATTTGAGCGCGCTGGCTTATCGCAAGGCCGCCGTCAACGCCAGCGCCCTGCTGCAGGTGTCGGTGGCGGCGTTCAGAGAACGTTTCCAGCAAAAAGGCATCCGGCTCACCACCCGTCTTCACCCCGAGGCAATCGTGTTTGGCGACCCCGACCGTCTGAACCAGCTGTTCAACAACCTGATGGAAAACAGTCTGCGTTATACTGACAATGAGGGCCAACTGGAGGTGGAAACCGAACTGCGCCAGCAGCGGCTGATTATCCACTGGCGCGACAGCGCCCCCGGCATCAGCGATGAACAGCTGGCGCTGATCTTCGAGCGCTTCTACCGCGCGGAAAGCTCGCGCAACCGCGCCAGCGGCGGCTCGGGGCTGGGGTTGTCCATTTGCGCCAATATCGTTGAGGCGCACGATGGACGCCTGTATGCTGATCACTCCGCGCTCGGCGGCGTGCAAATCACCGTCGAGCTTCCGTTGCACCTATCCTGA
- the baeR gene encoding two-component system response regulator BaeR, with protein sequence MTASSPAAAGDESLPVLIVEDEPKLAQLLVDYLQASGYHTHWLTQGEEVEPWVREHPCQLILLDLMLPGRDGLTLCRAIRGFSNVPIIMVTARTDEIDRLLGLEIGADDYICKPYSPREVVARVKTLLRRCRWQHEPLPGDALPALLIDQNRYQASYLGRHLELTPAEFRLLKTLSAEPGRVFSREQLLDHLYDDYRVVTDRTIDSHIKNLRRKLEMFDRETSFIRTVYGIGYRWEAAVSQEI encoded by the coding sequence ATGACAGCATCGTCTCCCGCAGCGGCAGGTGATGAAAGCCTGCCGGTGCTGATCGTTGAAGATGAGCCCAAACTGGCCCAGTTGCTGGTGGATTACCTGCAGGCATCGGGTTATCACACCCACTGGCTGACGCAGGGCGAAGAGGTCGAACCCTGGGTGCGGGAGCATCCCTGCCAGCTCATCCTGCTGGACCTGATGCTGCCGGGCCGTGACGGCCTGACGCTCTGCCGCGCCATTCGCGGTTTTTCCAACGTACCGATCATCATGGTGACCGCCCGCACCGACGAAATCGACCGGCTGCTGGGGCTGGAAATCGGCGCCGATGACTATATCTGCAAACCCTATAGCCCGCGTGAAGTGGTCGCCCGGGTGAAAACCCTGCTGCGCCGCTGCCGCTGGCAACATGAACCGCTGCCGGGCGATGCGCTGCCCGCGCTGCTGATCGACCAGAACCGTTATCAAGCCAGCTATCTGGGCCGTCATCTGGAATTGACGCCCGCCGAATTTCGGCTGCTGAAAACCCTCTCCGCCGAGCCGGGACGGGTGTTTTCGCGCGAACAGTTGCTCGACCATCTGTATGACGACTACCGGGTGGTGACCGACCGCACCATCGACAGCCACATCAAGAACCTGCGCCGCAAGCTGGAAATGTTCGATCGGGAAACCTCGTTTATCCGCACGGTGTACGGCATCGGTTACCGCTGGGAAGCGGCCGTCAGCCAGGAAATCTAG
- a CDS encoding glutathione S-transferase family protein yields the protein MSGLVNGKWVDGDVAAEEIKGGAFHRQETLFRATALVPEAGRYQLFVSYLCPWASRTLIYRNLKALQDVITLSVAEPRIGEQGWEFSTPQDAGDKIAPVRYLHQLYTASEAHYTGKVSVPVLWDRKEGRIVNNESSEIIRLLNHAFNDLTGNRLDFYPAALQPEIDRWNSLIYDNINNGVYKTGFAKTQEHYDQAVTNLFASLDTVEAHLARHRYLAGDALTEADWRLFVTLVRFDAAYHGAFKCNIRRLEDYPHLSGYLRELYQWPGVKETVKLDHIKAGYYSIRWLNPTAIIPKGPLVDFERPHQRELVGPSAGIRTA from the coding sequence ATGTCGGGATTAGTCAATGGCAAATGGGTCGATGGCGATGTAGCGGCCGAAGAAATCAAAGGCGGCGCGTTTCACCGTCAGGAAACGCTGTTTCGCGCAACGGCGCTGGTGCCGGAAGCCGGGCGTTATCAACTGTTCGTCTCGTACCTGTGCCCGTGGGCATCCCGCACGCTGATCTACCGTAACCTGAAAGCCTTACAAGACGTGATAACACTGTCGGTGGCGGAACCCCGCATCGGCGAACAGGGTTGGGAATTCAGCACCCCGCAGGATGCCGGCGATAAGATAGCGCCGGTGCGTTACCTGCACCAGCTCTACACCGCCAGCGAGGCGCACTACACCGGTAAAGTCTCGGTGCCGGTGCTGTGGGACCGTAAAGAAGGCCGCATCGTGAATAATGAATCGTCGGAAATCATTCGCCTGCTCAACCACGCCTTCAATGACCTGACCGGCAACCGGCTGGACTTTTACCCGGCGGCGCTGCAACCGGAAATCGACCGCTGGAACAGCCTGATTTACGACAACATCAACAACGGCGTATACAAAACCGGTTTCGCCAAAACCCAGGAGCACTACGATCAAGCGGTCACAAACCTGTTTGCATCGCTGGATACGGTGGAAGCTCATCTGGCCCGCCACCGCTATCTGGCGGGCGACGCGCTGACCGAAGCCGACTGGCGGCTGTTCGTTACGCTGGTGCGTTTCGATGCCGCTTACCACGGCGCGTTCAAATGCAACATCCGTCGTCTGGAAGATTACCCGCACCTTTCTGGCTACCTGCGCGAGCTGTATCAGTGGCCGGGGGTCAAAGAAACGGTCAAGCTGGACCACATCAAAGCCGGTTACTACAGCATCCGTTGGCTTAATCCCACCGCCATCATTCCGAAAGGGCCGCTGGTGGACTTCGAGCGCCCGCACCAGCGCGAACTGGTCGGCCCGTCCGCCGGTATCCGCACCGCCTGA